TCGACGTAGGAGTGCCGCACGGCGAGGAACCGCAAAGGGTCCTCCGGAGGATGCAGCAGCACCTTCACTCCGAAGGTGCGCGGCCTGCGCACCCGCCACCAGAGCCGCCGCAGCCGGTGCCCCGCCGTGAGCACGGCGCCGAGCACCCGGCTCACGCCAACTCCGCCGCCGACAAGACGAGGATCTCGAGCACAGTTCCCTCGGGACCGGTCAGCTCCCAGGTCCTCTCCTCCCCCGTCTCCCGAATCATGCCCGGACCCGCGGGGCGCGGCGGTGTGGGCACGCCGGGCGGCCTCCGCGGAGCAGTCCTGAGAATGCCGATGCGGTGTCGAGGTGCTCTCCGCGGCGGTCATGGGTCCGGCCTTCCCCTCGTGACGCGATGGAATCCGAGCGTGCCACGACGTGAGAGCCGGCGTCCACGGTCCGGCCGGAGCGGGCTCAGGACCGCTGCACCGCGCGCAGCTCCTTCTTCAGCTCCTGCACCTCGTCGCGCAGCCGGGCCGCGAGCTCGAAGTTCAGGGATTCCGCGGCCTGGTGCATCTGGGCGGTCATCTCGTCGATCATGCCGGTGAGCGCGCCGACGGGATCGTCGCCGAGATCGATCTGTCGGCCCTGCACGGAGTCGACGGCGTTCGCGCGCGCCCGGTCCCGCGCCACGCGCTCCTTGCCGGAGCGGTAGTCGGTGGCCATGAGGGTCTCAGTGTCGATGTCCTCGCGGGCCAGCATGTCGGTGACGTCGGCGATGCGCTTGCGCAGCGGGGTCGGGTCGATGCCGTGCTCGGTGTTGTAGGCGATCTGCTTCTCGCGGCGGCGGTTGGTCTCGTCGATCGCTTCCTGCATCGAGTCGGTGATCCGGTCGGCGTACATGTGCACCTGGCCGGAGACGTTGCGGGCGGCGCGACCGATGGTCTGGATGAGCGAGGTGCGCGAGCGGAGGAAGCCCTCCTTGTCCGCGTCCAGGATCGCGACCAGCGACACCTCGGGCAGGTCCAGGCCCTCGCGCAGCAGGTTGATGCCCACCAGCACGTCGAACTCGCCGAGGCGCAGGGAGCGCAGCAGCTCGACGCGGCGCAGGGTGTCCACGTCGGAGTGGAGGTACTGGACCTTCACCCCGTTCTCCAGGAGGAAGTCGGTGAGGTCCTCGGCCATGCGCTTGGTGAGGGTGGTGACAAGCACGCGCTCATCGCGCTGGACCCGCTTCTCGATCTCCTCGCGCAGGTCGTCGATCTGGCCCTTGACGGGCTTGACGATCACCTCGGGATCGACCAGCCCCGTCGGCCGGATGATCTGCTCGACCACGCCGTCGCTGCGCCCCAGCTCGTACGCGGCCGGCGTGGCAGAGAGGTAGACCGTCTGACCGGTGCGCTCGGTGAACTCGGAGAAGGTCAGCGGGCGGTTGTCCAGCGCCGAGGGGAGGCGGAAGCCGAAGTCGACCAGGGTGCGCTTGCGGGAGCGATCCCCCTCGTACATCGCGCCGATCTGCGGGACGGTCACATGGGACTCGTCGATGACCAGCAGGAAGTCCTCGGGGAAGTAGTCCAGCAGCGTGTTCGGGGCGGTGCCGGGGCCGCGCCCGTCGAGGTGGCGGGAGTAGTTCTCCACGCCGTTGGTGGAACCGGTCTGGCGCAGCATCTCCAGGTCGTGGGTGGTGCGCATGCGCAGACGCTGAGCCTCCAGCAGCTTGTTCTGGGACTCGAGCTCCTCGAGCCGTTCGCCGAGCTCGACCTCGATGGAGTCGACCGCGCGGGAGAGCCGCTCGGGGCCCGCGACGTAGTGGGAGGCGGGGAAGACGTGGATGTGTTCCTCCTCGCGGATGACCTCGCCCGTCATCGGGTGCAGGGTGTACAGCGCGTCGATCTCGTCGCCGAAGAACTCGATGCGGATCGCGAGCTCCTCGTACATCGGGATGATCTCGACCGTGTCGCCGCGCACTCGGAAGGTGCCGCGCTCGAAGGCGACGTCGTTGCGGTCGTACTGCATGTCCACGAAGCGGCGCAGCAGCTCGTCGCGGTCCATCGTGTCGCCGCGGCTGAGCTGGACCATCCGGTCCACGTACTCCTGCGGGGTGCCCAGGCCGTAGATGCAGGAGACGGAGGACACGACGACCACGTCGCGCCGGGTGAGCAGCGAGTTGGTGGCGCTGTGGCGCAGCCGCTCCACCTCGGCGTTGATCGAGGAGTCCTTCTCGATGTAGGTGTCCGACTGCGGGACGTACGCCTCGGGCTGGTAGTAGTCGTAGTAGGAGACGAAGTACTCCACCGCGTTGTGGGGCAGCAGGTCCCGGAACTCCGCGGCCAGCTGCGCGGCGAGGGTCTTGTTGTGCGCCATGATCAGGGTGGGCCGCTGGACCTGCTCGATGAGCCAGGCGGTGGTCGCGGACTTGCCGGTGCCGGTCGCGCCGAGCAGCACCACGTCCTGCTCGCCGTTGTTCAACCGCTCGGTGAGCTCCCGGATCGCCTGCGGCTGATCTCCCGAGGGCGTGTATTCGGAGACGACCTCGAAGGGATGCTCGGCGCGGACCAGATCGG
This genomic interval from Brachybacterium aquaticum contains the following:
- the uvrB gene encoding excinuclease ABC subunit UvrB; this encodes MRPVTDLVRAEHPFEVVSEYTPSGDQPQAIRELTERLNNGEQDVVLLGATGTGKSATTAWLIEQVQRPTLIMAHNKTLAAQLAAEFRDLLPHNAVEYFVSYYDYYQPEAYVPQSDTYIEKDSSINAEVERLRHSATNSLLTRRDVVVVSSVSCIYGLGTPQEYVDRMVQLSRGDTMDRDELLRRFVDMQYDRNDVAFERGTFRVRGDTVEIIPMYEELAIRIEFFGDEIDALYTLHPMTGEVIREEEHIHVFPASHYVAGPERLSRAVDSIEVELGERLEELESQNKLLEAQRLRMRTTHDLEMLRQTGSTNGVENYSRHLDGRGPGTAPNTLLDYFPEDFLLVIDESHVTVPQIGAMYEGDRSRKRTLVDFGFRLPSALDNRPLTFSEFTERTGQTVYLSATPAAYELGRSDGVVEQIIRPTGLVDPEVIVKPVKGQIDDLREEIEKRVQRDERVLVTTLTKRMAEDLTDFLLENGVKVQYLHSDVDTLRRVELLRSLRLGEFDVLVGINLLREGLDLPEVSLVAILDADKEGFLRSRTSLIQTIGRAARNVSGQVHMYADRITDSMQEAIDETNRRREKQIAYNTEHGIDPTPLRKRIADVTDMLAREDIDTETLMATDYRSGKERVARDRARANAVDSVQGRQIDLGDDPVGALTGMIDEMTAQMHQAAESLNFELAARLRDEVQELKKELRAVQRS